ATGTcggtatatatataaaatttccaaaattaaACTATGGATCATCACAAGGTTATAGTGTGGATCCAAACTTGTAATATGACATCTTGAACTAGCAATCATAAAgtaatttcaaaactcaaaaaaatttatttactctcaaaacaaaaaagaaacagtTATTACTGGAAATATAATTTCTGATTAATGTTTTAAGTGGTTCGTTTTCATTTCCTTGAGGCAACTACTTCGTAGTAACATCAATGTGGAATAATAATGTGTTACAttaatttaaaattgtaaatatGAACGCGGAGAATTAGATGTGTAAATTAACTaaacaatacatacatatatactggCATTATTATTGGTCGGTCTAATAATTGATTGTTTGTTctaatttaaaagttaaaatttaatttgttgacatttgagaattctttttttttccctttcacTCCTTTCTGTTACAAGTCAACTTGATTATAGGTTGGGATGTACAGTCACAATTTTAtgttaaaaataacaaatataattcAATAATCACCTCTGTTGATCATACAGCAACAATTTAATATTCTAATATAGTACATTATTTTTCATGCAAGTCGCAATTAAATATACCTGATGAGCGAATTGTTACGCTATTACTGAAAGTGGAAATAACGGCTATACATTGCCAAATGCCAAGTCACATGCATATGAACAATTATTTTGACAGAGGAAaaacttttgtttatttttttttaaagaataagtTCTGTTTACggaatattgatgatataaagaaTATTATACATTCAcatcttctttttcatttgtaaGTATTAATTGGTGATTTGTCAAAAGTGATAGCAACAACACCACATTGATTGAAATTCCACGAGTGGTGTCCCGAGAAGATGTTGTGTATGCAAACCTTACTATGAACTTGTTTTCGAAAAACTTTCGATTTAtagcataaaaaaaattatataatggACTTATAAAACTTAAACCCttccaagaaaaacaaaaatttaggATGGAGGCATGAAAGAGTTTTTACCCCtcgaaaagaaaaatacaaaaaataaaaagagtaatcTTTAGATTAATGTGCTTCATCCGTTTCAGGAAATTAAACTCAGTGTCCCTCAAAATGTCCAGTCTTGAAGTTTTATCTCCTAATGTGTGTCGTGTTGAATTTTTGTCCCCTAATGTGTGTTGTCGTGAATTTTCGTCCCTGCAAAATAAGTTTTAATATTCGTCTGTAAGGCAGAATTTGTGGTCAATAAAGCATATTCATCTTTAGATAATGACTGGATATTTCACAGCTAGCTAAATGTACTGTACTTCAAAGGACATGCAATTTGGGAGTtgcaatttatttttttgaagaaatttcAACATTGAGTGTATTAGTACACAATACTAAATGAGGGAAACTGTATAGGGGACTGGAGATGTCGTTACAATTCTAAATGAGGGAAACTGTATAGGGGACTGGAGATGTCGTTACATGTTTGGTCGTGTTTCAGACACCAACATTAATATGGATGTCCAAGTTGGGAACAATGGTCGATGACGGTGTTGTGTATTATTTCCAACAAAGCAGCCCCAGAATGCTATTTCATAGAAATTAATAACTTTCTCTAATCCAAAAGAAAATGAGTTTTGCAAAGTTTAAAGATgtgttaactatttttttttcaaaattacctTTCTCTTTAATGAGTTTTTTTCGATCAACTGTttctaaatataagaaaaattcgAGGAGAAGGAAAAGGATAACATTAACAAATTATACTTGACTAATTAATATCATTAACTAACTTTCTTAAGGCAcactaaaaaaaatcatttaatttgGATCGGAGGGAGTAAGCAAGTGGCCTCCTTAATCAACCCTTGGATGAGATTGATGACTTCATAGGGAATTGAATACTCATTtcattttgttccaattggaaAACAAATGAGCAAAGCACATGTGAAGTAGGGCCTAGCTCCTTCACAGTCTACTTTGGTACTGGTAACATATGCAAAGGCAGCTATTATAAATTCAGAACAAGTTCTTCCAAATATATCAAACATTTTTTGAGTTTTGGTCCATTCATCTCAAGTACAAGCTCCACTTCAACCAAAACTCCATCAAATACCAAAACATTTCACTAATTTTGAACATCAAAAAGTGATCGTATCATATATATCATGGGTATTCGTTTACTATCTATGATTTCCAGTGTCAAGCAATTCAACAAATTGCACTCTGTTCTTTCGAGGAATTATTCAGACGTTCCAAAAGGTCATTTAGCAGTTTACTTGGGAGAAACTGATAAAAAGAAGCGATACGTGGTTCCAATTGCATACTTGAATCACACTTCGTTCCAAGAATTGCTTAAGAAAGCAGAAGAAGAGTTCGGGTTTCAACATCCAATGGGCGGTCTGACAATACCCTGCAACGAGGAAACTTTTTTTCATGTCACTTCTCGATTGAACAAAGCTTGATTAATAAGTGCATGCATGTGTTTCCTCTTATTTTCCTCATGCATGCCATGCAAGAGCTGTAAATTTATATGCAAATTAAGCCTTTTTTCCCACTCTCATATTGTTGAGAGAATTGGAAAGTAAATTACGTACAATCAACTTTAAGCTTATCATTCTTCATTGTCTTCGGAAAAGATTTAAGCTGTATAATACTACTTTATTTTTCACATGCACCATCATTGCAATTTAACTTTCTAGAATACGTTATGTACCATTTTTATCAAGTTATTACGTCATGTACCATTTCTACAGTATTAGTACATGGAATTTAAACTCCGTTAATATTTTGTGGTGGAAAGGAGCTTCCGATCGAGCAACGTTAACTAAAAGTTATTTCCGCATGCAGCATGTACGAATGGattcaaacaatgaaataaaCTTATTCAGGATAGGTTGTCTACTTCATACTTTCCTAATTAGAGTGTGGATGGACCTCGCGCCAAGGATGTTTCTTGTTCTAAGCTATCATTCTTTTTAACTTAACAATGTTGTTATACCTACTATAGGACTCAAGAGTAACATACTGACGATAATTTATGAAATCGACGGTTATTTTCGTTAATTTCTTTCTGTAGAACTGAGAAGCTAGCTGGGAGCAGAATAGTCTACATAGAAATTCTGTATTCACGCTAATTATGTTTAGATGAAATTTCaatcattttcaatttttttaattatctgGATCTGGGTCAGTGACTTGGAATAAAAGATGTCAAAGCATTTCTGTAGAACTGTTGGAGTAGTTATCAAGAAATTTCTTCAAGCAGAATTAATAATAATCAAGGAAATCTAATTATTGAACAACGTCAGCAATGACTGGTGTAGATTTGAACTTGTGAAATTATTAATTAGATTAAGTAAAGCTATATACCCCCAAAATAATTACTATTATAATCCTAAGTCGTCGACCATCCAAGATTGTGATGGTCTGATGGCATGACAAATACTCTTTCACCTTTAACTAGAGATTTCGAATTTCAAGTCCTGTGGCTTAAAGTATCATCTTTGGCCGAGAGCATTTTTACCCCAAAGATGGACTTTCCAATGCACATTCACATTTGAATTAGTCAGTCCCAAAAACAGGTACTGAATAtcgaataaatttttttttttaaaaaaatcatctatcctatccacaatattaacaattttttttattcagtttttCTTTCATAATGATTATTAATAATTCTATTTAAAAAATGCCATGCTGATCGTAGTTATATGGAAGATGGTTCGAATCATTTGATAATCTGGATATGTATCACCAATTCTGTGATCAAATTAAGTGTATATATGTACTCTCAATTTATTTTAGAACATGTGAAAGCACTAATAATACTGCATGTATTACTAGTAGGCTAGTTGTTAATGTAGACAAAAGCCTTCTCTTTCTTAAAAAACATAACGTTctcaacttttttattttgtataatcgAGGAACTGCGAAATTCAACCGAGTAACAATGATcagaaaatgaataaattaaacaaaattcTACAAATTGTGGATTATTTGTAGTCATCACTTAATAGTCTCTCTGGTACATATGGATGAGTGATAGGCACAATTAGGGTGGCAAACGGgcggattggattggatttggacgggttaaatatggatcgagtAAAAATGGTTTAGATTAcaatccgcccatataaatatgggtaaatatggattgagtaaaaatggtttcaacccattttaactcctaagtcaaaaacttaaaacttctatatcatatctacttgactttttttccatttctttttgtCACATCc
This Capsicum annuum cultivar UCD-10X-F1 unplaced genomic scaffold, UCD10Xv1.1 ctg51777, whole genome shotgun sequence DNA region includes the following protein-coding sequences:
- the LOC124892896 gene encoding auxin-responsive protein SAUR22-like, with the translated sequence MGIRLLSMISSVKQFNKLHSVLSRNYSDVPKGHLAVYLGETDKKKRYVVPIAYLNHTSFQELLKKAEEEFGFQHPMGGLTIPCNEETFFHVTSRLNKA